In the genome of Streptomyces sp. V2I9, one region contains:
- a CDS encoding peptidoglycan recognition protein produces MWSRRLVLGVLVLPLALLVLGDGPEFRTPGSELATGPRPPRGLPQPALVTRREWHADEKLVREGPHYTGAARAVFVHHTGNPNDYDCADAPDLIRAVQRDHVRQDGWDDIGYNFLVDRCGTIYEGRAGGVGRPVLGAHTKGFNADTVGVAAIGNFGPGAEVPKPMMDALVKVVAWKLRPGADPLGTVDLVSTNDESRFDEGQVARLHVISGHRDSFETRCPGDALYARLPELRERAAKLRAAVPGHSAAARLRPAF; encoded by the coding sequence ATGTGGTCCCGCCGACTCGTCCTGGGCGTCCTGGTCCTGCCCCTGGCCCTCCTGGTCCTCGGGGACGGTCCGGAGTTCCGCACGCCCGGGTCGGAGCTGGCCACCGGGCCCCGGCCGCCGCGCGGGCTCCCGCAACCGGCCCTCGTCACCCGCCGGGAGTGGCACGCGGACGAGAAGCTGGTCCGGGAGGGACCGCACTACACGGGCGCGGCACGGGCGGTGTTCGTGCACCACACCGGCAACCCCAACGACTACGACTGCGCGGACGCCCCCGACCTGATCCGGGCGGTGCAGCGCGACCACGTCCGGCAGGACGGCTGGGACGACATCGGCTACAACTTCCTCGTCGACCGCTGCGGCACCATCTACGAGGGCCGGGCGGGCGGGGTCGGCCGCCCGGTGCTGGGCGCGCACACGAAGGGGTTCAACGCCGACACGGTCGGCGTCGCGGCCATCGGGAACTTCGGGCCGGGGGCCGAGGTGCCGAAGCCGATGATGGACGCGCTGGTGAAGGTCGTCGCGTGGAAACTCCGGCCGGGCGCGGACCCCTTGGGCACGGTCGACCTGGTCTCGACGAACGACGAGAGCCGCTTCGACGAGGGCCAGGTGGCCCGGCTGCACGTCATCTCCGGCCACCGCGACAGCTTCGAGACCCGCTGCCCCGGCGACGCGCTCTACGCCCGGCTGCCCGAACTGCGCGAGCGCGCCGCGAAGCTGCGCGCCGCCGTCCCCGGCCACTCGGCGGCGGCCCGGCTGCGCCCGGCGTTCTGA
- a CDS encoding PH domain-containing protein, translating into MSLFGNAHTIDPATAQQDYARLLGQGEQVHAAYLLVRDSILFTDRRLILVDKQGITGKKVEYRSVPYRSITQFSVETAGTFDLDAELNIWVSGHAMPIQKTFTKGVDIYEVQAILAQFVSR; encoded by the coding sequence ATGTCGCTGTTCGGCAACGCCCACACCATCGACCCGGCCACCGCCCAGCAGGACTACGCGCGGCTGCTGGGGCAGGGCGAGCAGGTCCACGCCGCGTACCTGCTGGTCCGCGACAGCATCCTGTTCACGGACCGGCGGCTGATCCTCGTCGACAAGCAGGGCATCACCGGCAAGAAGGTGGAGTACCGCTCCGTCCCGTACCGCAGCATCACGCAGTTCTCCGTGGAGACGGCCGGGACGTTCGACCTCGACGCCGAGCTGAACATCTGGGTCTCGGGCCACGCGATGCCGATCCAGAAGACGTTCACCAAGGGCGTCGACATCTACGAGGTCCAGGCGATCCTGGCGCAGTTCGTCTCCCGGTAG